A stretch of Malus sylvestris chromosome 11, drMalSylv7.2, whole genome shotgun sequence DNA encodes these proteins:
- the LOC126589694 gene encoding L-type lectin-domain containing receptor kinase VII.1-like, with the protein MESLRLLVLFLTTLFLLQSSFAVDFSFTGFNSSDILLYGNATTDSGVLSLTTNTTFSIGRALYNAKVPTRYPDSINLLPFTTSFTFSIAPYKDSLPGHGFVLVFVPSPGIQSASASQHLGFLNNTNNGNPNNHAFGVEFDVFQDKEFGDINDNHVGVNVNSLTSLASYDAGYWLGEGSSITDFSFKEIKLSSGDNYQAWIEYWNYQLSITLAPENVKKPERPLIRVPLDLSQVFLDEMYVGFTASTGQPIEDHKILNWSFNN; encoded by the coding sequence ATGGAGTCCCTTCGATTACTTGTACTATTCCTAACAACCCTCTTTCTCCTCCAATCAAGTTTTGCAGTTGATTTCTCCTTCACTGGTTTCAACTCATCTGATATCTTGCTCTATGGAAATGCAACCACAGATTCTGGTGTTCTTTCtctcacaaccaacaccacatTTTCCATTGGCAGAGCTCTATACAATGCCAAGGTTCCCACAAGGTATCCAGATTCCATAAACCTTTTGCCTTTCACCACCTCTTTCACCTTTTCCATAGCCCCATACAAGGACTCTCTCCCTGGCCACGGATTCGTCCTTGTTTTCGTTCCCTCTCCAGGCATCCAATCCGCCTCTGCATCCCAACATCTCGGCTTCTTGAACAATACCAATAACGGTAACCCCAACAACCACGCTTTTGGAGTCGAATTTGATGTGTTCCAAGACAAAGAATTCGGTGACATCAACGATAATCACGTCGGCGTTAACGTCAATTCTCTAACTTCTCTGGCTTCTTACGACGCTGGATACTGGCTTGGTGAGGGCAGTAGCATTACTGACTTTTCTTTCaaggaaataaagctgagtagcGGAGACAACTATCAAGCTTGGATTGAGTACTGGAATTACCAGCTCAGCATAACATTGGCTCCTGAAAATGTGAAGAAGCCTGAGAGGCCTTTGATTAGGGTTCCTCTTGATCTCTCTCAAGTTTTTCTTGATGAAATGTATGTTGGTTTCACTGCATCAACTGGCCAACCAATTGAAGATCATAAAATTCTGAACTGGAGCTTCAATAATTGA
- the LOC126589684 gene encoding protein SPA1-RELATED 3-like isoform X2 — protein sequence MCVFWHSCCYRRITMEGSSESAGQNSDSSRGLNTSRVSNRNPRVHRAGRFGSSAEAFQDSDLRKERDSVVVAHTDDLTNQGGLSGVCEDEVAVDRFVRAIEWGDVSLRQWLDKPDRSVDVFECLHVFRQIVEIVNVAHSQGIVVHNVRPSCFVMSSFNHISFIESASCSDSGTDSPEDELNSPTEEIKDFHSLLHRNLRQQRRNLGREKFQSMTTPNALSETSCMQSSSIYAARESLVQESENGIRDRNVELEDKRQPFPMKHILLMETSWYTSPEEVSAGSSSCASDIYRLGVLLFELFCPLSSREEKSRTMSSLRHRVLPPQLLLKWPKEASFCLWLLHPEPNSRPKMCELQQSEFLNEPRVDLEEREAAIELREKIEEQELLLEFLLLIQQGKQESADKLQNTLSFLCCDINEVMKHQITSKKKGSSIPQLVKEDDSTSSFPSMNIIDDDDSASGSRKRSRTGIWVHNVEESDDNLDGQKTDTENQGVLSRSSRLMKNFKKLEAAYFLTRWRPVKQSAKPAKHSPISSSVVTERSSVNNLQSKEQHSGGRRSGWIDPFLEGLCKYLSFSKLKVKADLKQGDLLNTSNLVCSLSFDRDGEFFATAGVNKKIKVFECDTITNEDRDIHYPVVEMASRSKLSSICWNSYIKSQIASSNFEGVVQVWDVTRSQLFTEMREHERRVWSIDFSSADPTMLASGSDDGSVKLWSINQAILLLHLVDVSFETKRSKYWYN from the exons ATGTGTGTGTTCTGGCATTCATGCTGCTATAGGCGGATAACAATGGAAGGCTCATCCGAGTCTGCTGGGCAGAATTCTGATAGCTCTAGAGGGTTGAATACTTCCAGAGTCTCAAACCGGAATCCAAGGGTTCATCGGGCTGGACGGTTTGGCTCGTCGGCTGAGGCATTTCAGGATTCGGATttgagaaaggagagagatagTGTTGTGGTGGCACACACTGATGACCTTACAAACCAGGGTGGATTGTCCGGGGTTTGTGAGGATGAGGTGGCGGTTGACCGTTTTGTCCGAGCTATTGAATGGGGTGATGTTAGCTTGAGGCAGTGGTTGGATAAACCGGATCGATCTGTTGATGTATTTGAATGCTTGCATGTATTTAGGCAAATAGTGGAAATTGTTAATGTAGCACATTCGCAAGGGATTGTTGTTCATAATGTGCGACCTTCATGTTTCGTCATGTCATCTTTCAACCACATCTCCTTTATCGAGTCTGCATCTTGTTCAGATTCTGGCACTGATTCTCCCGAGGATGAGTTAAACAGCCCAACTGAAGAAATTAAGGATTTTCACTCTCTCTTGCATCGTAATTTGCGTCAGCAACGAAGGAACTTAGGAAGAGAAAAATTTCAGTCTATGACAACTCCAAATGCCTTGTCGGAAACGAGTTGCATGCAGTCAAGTTCAATCTATGCAGCACGCGAATCGTTGGTACAAGAGAGTGAAAATGGAATCAGAGACCGAAATGTTGAACTAGAAGATAAGAGACAAccatttccaatgaaacatatATTGCTTATGGAGACCAGTTGGTATACTAGTCCAGAAGAGGTTTCTGCTGGATCGAGTTCATGTGCTTCAGACATTTATCGGTTAGGGGTTCTTCTTTTTGAG TTATTCTGTCCACTCAGCTCAAGAGAAGAAAAGAGCAGGACAATGTCTAGTCTGAGACATCGAGTTCTTCCTCCTCAATTGCTGCTGAAATGGCCTAAAGAGGCTTCGTTTTGTTTATGGCTACTGCACCCTGAGCCAAATAGCCGGCCAAAAATGTG TGAGTTGCAACAAAGTGAATTCCTGAATGAACCAAGAGTTGATTTAGAAGAACGTGAAGCGGCAATAGAgcttagagagaaaatagaggagCAGGAATTATTGCTGGAATTCCTGCTGCTCATACAACAAGGGAAACAGGAATCTGCAGATAAGTTGCAAAATACTCTTTCGTTTCTGTGTTGTGATATTAACGAAGTTATGAAGCACCAAATAACTTCTAAGAAAAAGGGCAGTTCAATCCCACAACTGGTGAAGGAAGATGATTCGACCTCAAGTTTCCCGTCTATGAATATTATTGACGATGATGATTCTGCTAGTGGGTCCAGAAAAAGGTCCAGAACAGGCATCTGGGTTCACAACGTAGAGGAAAGTGATGATAATTTGGATGGTCAGAAGACGGATACTGAAAATCAAGGTGTTCTCTCGAGAAGTTCTAGATTGATGAAGAACTTTAAAAAGCTAGAGGCGGCATATTTTTTAACGAGATGGAGGCCCGTAAAGCAGTCAGCTAAACCGGCTAAACATTCACCAATAAGTAGTTCTGTTGTAACTGAAAGAAGTTCTGTCAATAATTTGCAATCAAAAGAACAACATAGTGGAGGTAGACGAAGTGGTTGGATAGATCCATTTCTTGAGGGATTGTGCAAGTATCTGTCTTTCTCGAAATTAAAAGTGAAGGCAGATTTGAAGCAAGGGGATCTTTTAAATACTTCAAATCTAGTATGCTCACTTAGTTTTGATCGTGATGGAGAATTTTTTGCTACAGCTGGTGTTAATAAGAAAATCAAAGTATTTGAATGTGACACAATAACAAATGAGGATCGTGATATCCACTATCCCGTGGTTGAAATGGCTAGCAGGTCAAAGCTAAGCAGTATATGTTGGAATAGTTATATCAAAAGCCAGATTGCTTCAAGTAACTTTGAAGGTGTGGTGCAG GTATGGGATGTTACAAGAAGTCAATTGTTTACGGAGATGAGAGAACATGAAAGGCGTGTATGGTCCATTGATTTTTCATCAGCAGACCCAACAATGTTGGCTAGCGGGAGTGATGATGGTTCTGTAAAGCTATGGAGTATCAATCAGGCAATTCTACTTTTGCATTTGGTGGATGTCAGCTTTGAAACTAAAC GGAGTAAGTATTGGTACAATTAA
- the LOC126590426 gene encoding uncharacterized protein LOC126590426 produces MNGYNSRIPGILTGEDPDSVSSLREIARKSTGGKAPRKQLAAKAARKSAPPTGGVKKPYRFRPGTVALREIRKYQKSTELLIRKLPFQSLARETAQDFKTDLRFQSSAVSTLQEAAEAYVVYHRELLEHMPPPPPPRVIIRRPPSLPQGTTFL; encoded by the exons atgaacggatataaTTCACGGATCCCCGGAATCCTCACCGGTGAGGATCCGGATTCCGTTTCAAGTCTTAGAGAG ATTGCTCGCAAGTCCACCGGAGGTAAGGCACCAAGGAAGCAGCTGGCAGCTAAGGCTGCTCGGAAATCTGCTCCCCCGACCGGAGGAGTGAAGAAGCCTTATCGATTCAGGCCGGGAACTGTTGCCCTAAGggagatcaggaagtaccagAAGAGCACTGAGCTCTTGATTCGCAAGCTGCCGTTCCAGAGCCTGGCGCGGGAGACCGCACAGGACTTTAAGACCGATCTGAGGTTCCAGAGCAGCGCGGTGTCTACGCTCCAGGAGGCGGCAGAGGCGTACGTG GTATACCACAGAGAGTTACTGGAGCACATGCCTCCTCCCCCGCCTCCAAGGGTTATTATTCGCCGTCCACCTTCTTTGCCACAGGGTACCACATTTTTGTAA
- the LOC126589687 gene encoding probable serine/threonine-protein kinase At1g54610, with protein MGCIYCKPSAIEDSKESPRERLSNKGASDSRTTRVASSRREETYRPKDRYDGNGGRAMLTDTQVNGPVRSQGENFERKREKMEYVVAQHPGIGIIPKAAEGEQVAAGWPSWLAAVAGEAIKGWVPRRADSFEKLDKIGQGTYSNVYRARDLDQKKIVALKKVRFDNLEPESVRFMAREIHILRRLDHPNVIKLEGLVTSRMSCSLYLVFEYMEHDLAGLASHPGLKFTEAQVKCYMQQLLCGLDHCHSRGVLHRDIKGSNLLIDNNGMLKIADFGLASFFDPCQNQPLTSRVVTLWYRPPELLLGATYYGTAVDLWSTGCIVAELYYGKPIMPGRTEVEQLHKIFKLCGSPSEEYWRKSKLPHATIFKPQQPYRRCVAETFKDFPAPALALMETLLSIDPADRGSAASALKSEFFTTKPLPCDPSSLPKYPPSKEFDAKVRDEEARRQGAAGKGQRFDHERRGTRESRAIPAPDANAELVMSMKKRQDGSKSRSEKFNPHPEEVASGFPIDPPRPSQAVDASVEHHGHNHKRASHSGPLAHRAAWAKSTKNPDDAPKVSTGADLSAMSGLVVARRSMLSEERRKRSSSSQMEVPKAIGRFPGSFKEASDPLQQDQKQVIEGSHQKDIRSNKDPIIVGYGSKGHKMHYSGPLLVPSGNVDQMLKDHDLQVQEAVRRARLDKAKVRKFHAEANQISTNSLFVSGR; from the exons ATGGGTTGCATTTATTGTAAGCCCTCTGCAATTGAGGATAGCAAGGAGAGCCCCAGAGAGAGATTGTCCAACAAGGGGGCATCAGACTCGCGGACGACGAGGGTTGCTTCCTCAAGGAGGGAGGAAACTTATCGGCCGAAAGATCGATATGATGGCAATGGTGGGAGAGCAATGTTGACTGATACGCAAGTGAATGGGCCTGTTCGATCGCAAGGTGAGAATtttgaaaggaaaagggaaaagaTGGAGTATGTTGTTGCTCAACATCCTGGGATTGGTATCATTCCAAAAGCTGCAGAAGGGGAGCAGGTTGCAGCAGGGTGGCCCTCCTGGCTAGCTGCAGTGGCTGGAGAGGCCATCAAAGGATGGGTACCCCGTCGTGCAGATTCATTTGAGAAGCTAGATAAA ATTGGTCAGGGAACTTACAGTAATGTTTATCGGGCCCGTGATCTTgatcaaaagaaaattgttgCTTTGAAGAAAGTGAGGTTTGATAACCTGGAGCCTGAGAGTGTTCGCTTTATGGCAAGGGAAATTCACATTTTACGAAGGCTTGATCATCCAAATGTTATAAAACTAGAAGGTCTAGTTACTTCAAGGATGTCTTGCAGCTTGTACCTTGTGTTTGAGTACATGGAGCATGATTTGGCAGGGCTTGCTTCACACCCTGGTCTGAAGTTTACAGAAGCACAG GTTAAATGTTACATGCAGCAACTGTTATGTGGACTTGATCATTGTCACAGTCGTGGTGTTCTGCATCGTGATATTAAAGGTTCCAACCTTTTAATTGACAACAATGGCATGCTGAAAATCGCAGACTTTGGTCTGGCAAGTTTTTTTGATCCTTGTCAAAATCAACCTTTGACAAGTCGTGTTGTAACTCTATGGTATCGTCCACCTGAGCTTTTGCTTGGTGCTACTTACTATGGGACAGCTGTGGATTTGTGGAGTACAGGTTGCATAGTTGCTGAACTGTATTATGGAAAGCCTATTATGCCTGGAAGAACTGAG GTGGAGCAGTTGCATAAGATTTTCAAGCTTTGTGGCTCACCTTCTGAAGAGTATTGGAGAAAATCAAAGTTGCCTCATGCAACCATATTTAAACCCCAACAACCTTATAGACGTTGTGTGGCAGAAACTTTTAAGGATTTCCCTGCACCAGCTTTAGCACTTATGGAGACCCTTCTTTCTATAGATCCTGCAGATCGTGGATCTGCAGCTTCTGCTCTCAAGAGCGAG TTCTTTACAACAAAACCTCTTCCTTGTGATCCATCAAGTTTGCCAAAGTATCCTCCAAGCAAAGAGTTTGATGCTAAAGTACGGGATGAGGAAGCTAGAAG ACAAGGAGCAGCAGGGAAGGGCCAAAGGTTTGACCACGAAAGGAGAGGAACAAGAGAGTCTCGAGCCATACCAGCACCTGATGCCAATGCTGAATTAGTCATGTCAATGAAG AAAAGACAAGATGGTTCTAAGAGCCGTAGTGAGAAGTTTAACCCTCATCCAGAAGAAGTAGCTTCTGGCTTTCCAATTGATCCACCTAGGCCATCACAAGCCGTAGATGCAAGTGTAGAACATCATGGACATAATCATAAGCGAGCTTCCCATTCAGGGCCATTGGCTCACCGGGCTGCATGGGCCAAGTCTACTAAGAACCCAGATGATGCTCCAAAGGTTTCAACTGGAGCTGACTTGTCAGCAATGTCAGGTTTAGTGGTAGCAAGGAGGAGTATGTTATCTGAAGAACGCAGAAAAAGGTCTAGTTCTTCACAAATGGAAGTTCCAAAAGCAATAGGCAGGTTTCCGGGTTCCTTCAAGGAGGCATCAGATCCCCTACAACAAGATCAAAAGCAGGTCATTGAAGGTTCTCATCAAAAAGATATTCGAAGCAACAAAGATCCAATTATT GTTGGTTACGGATCAAAGGGTCACAAAATGCACTACTCAGGTCCGTTGCTAGTCCCCTCTGGGAACGTGGATCAGATGCTGAAGGACCACGATCTCCAGGTCCAGGAAGCTGTTAGACGAGCACGCCTAGACAAGGCAAAGGTCAGAAAATTTCACGCTGAGGCGAACCAAATATCCACCAATTCATTATTTGTTTCTGGTCGTTGA
- the LOC126589684 gene encoding protein SPA1-RELATED 3-like isoform X1 yields the protein MCVFWHSCCYRRITMEGSSESAGQNSDSSRGLNTSRVSNRNPRVHRAGRFGSSAEAFQDSDLRKERDSVVVAHTDDLTNQGGLSGVCEDEVAVDRFVRAIEWGDVSLRQWLDKPDRSVDVFECLHVFRQIVEIVNVAHSQGIVVHNVRPSCFVMSSFNHISFIESASCSDSGTDSPEDELNSPTEEIKDFHSLLHRNLRQQRRNLGREKFQSMTTPNALSETSCMQSSSIYAARESLVQESENGIRDRNVELEDKRQPFPMKHILLMETSWYTSPEEVSAGSSSCASDIYRLGVLLFELFCPLSSREEKSRTMSSLRHRVLPPQLLLKWPKEASFCLWLLHPEPNSRPKMCELQQSEFLNEPRVDLEEREAAIELREKIEEQELLLEFLLLIQQGKQESADKLQNTLSFLCCDINEVMKHQITSKKKGSSIPQLVKEDDSTSSFPSMNIIDDDDSASGSRKRSRTGIWVHNVEESDDNLDGQKTDTENQGVLSRSSRLMKNFKKLEAAYFLTRWRPVKQSAKPAKHSPISSSVVTERSSVNNLQSKEQHSGGRRSGWIDPFLEGLCKYLSFSKLKVKADLKQGDLLNTSNLVCSLSFDRDGEFFATAGVNKKIKVFECDTITNEDRDIHYPVVEMASRSKLSSICWNSYIKSQIASSNFEGVVQVWDVTRSQLFTEMREHERRVWSIDFSSADPTMLASGSDDGSVKLWSINQGVSIGTIKTKANVCCVQFPLDSSRSLAFGSADHKIYYYDLRNSKVPLCTLIGHNKTVSYVKFVDGTNLVSASTDNTVKLWDLSMSSSRVIDTPVLSFTGHTNVKNFVGLSVSDGYIATGSETNEVFIYHKAFPMPALSYKFQNTDSLSGHDTDDAAQFISSVCWRGQTSTLIAANSTGNIKILEMV from the exons ATGTGTGTGTTCTGGCATTCATGCTGCTATAGGCGGATAACAATGGAAGGCTCATCCGAGTCTGCTGGGCAGAATTCTGATAGCTCTAGAGGGTTGAATACTTCCAGAGTCTCAAACCGGAATCCAAGGGTTCATCGGGCTGGACGGTTTGGCTCGTCGGCTGAGGCATTTCAGGATTCGGATttgagaaaggagagagatagTGTTGTGGTGGCACACACTGATGACCTTACAAACCAGGGTGGATTGTCCGGGGTTTGTGAGGATGAGGTGGCGGTTGACCGTTTTGTCCGAGCTATTGAATGGGGTGATGTTAGCTTGAGGCAGTGGTTGGATAAACCGGATCGATCTGTTGATGTATTTGAATGCTTGCATGTATTTAGGCAAATAGTGGAAATTGTTAATGTAGCACATTCGCAAGGGATTGTTGTTCATAATGTGCGACCTTCATGTTTCGTCATGTCATCTTTCAACCACATCTCCTTTATCGAGTCTGCATCTTGTTCAGATTCTGGCACTGATTCTCCCGAGGATGAGTTAAACAGCCCAACTGAAGAAATTAAGGATTTTCACTCTCTCTTGCATCGTAATTTGCGTCAGCAACGAAGGAACTTAGGAAGAGAAAAATTTCAGTCTATGACAACTCCAAATGCCTTGTCGGAAACGAGTTGCATGCAGTCAAGTTCAATCTATGCAGCACGCGAATCGTTGGTACAAGAGAGTGAAAATGGAATCAGAGACCGAAATGTTGAACTAGAAGATAAGAGACAAccatttccaatgaaacatatATTGCTTATGGAGACCAGTTGGTATACTAGTCCAGAAGAGGTTTCTGCTGGATCGAGTTCATGTGCTTCAGACATTTATCGGTTAGGGGTTCTTCTTTTTGAG TTATTCTGTCCACTCAGCTCAAGAGAAGAAAAGAGCAGGACAATGTCTAGTCTGAGACATCGAGTTCTTCCTCCTCAATTGCTGCTGAAATGGCCTAAAGAGGCTTCGTTTTGTTTATGGCTACTGCACCCTGAGCCAAATAGCCGGCCAAAAATGTG TGAGTTGCAACAAAGTGAATTCCTGAATGAACCAAGAGTTGATTTAGAAGAACGTGAAGCGGCAATAGAgcttagagagaaaatagaggagCAGGAATTATTGCTGGAATTCCTGCTGCTCATACAACAAGGGAAACAGGAATCTGCAGATAAGTTGCAAAATACTCTTTCGTTTCTGTGTTGTGATATTAACGAAGTTATGAAGCACCAAATAACTTCTAAGAAAAAGGGCAGTTCAATCCCACAACTGGTGAAGGAAGATGATTCGACCTCAAGTTTCCCGTCTATGAATATTATTGACGATGATGATTCTGCTAGTGGGTCCAGAAAAAGGTCCAGAACAGGCATCTGGGTTCACAACGTAGAGGAAAGTGATGATAATTTGGATGGTCAGAAGACGGATACTGAAAATCAAGGTGTTCTCTCGAGAAGTTCTAGATTGATGAAGAACTTTAAAAAGCTAGAGGCGGCATATTTTTTAACGAGATGGAGGCCCGTAAAGCAGTCAGCTAAACCGGCTAAACATTCACCAATAAGTAGTTCTGTTGTAACTGAAAGAAGTTCTGTCAATAATTTGCAATCAAAAGAACAACATAGTGGAGGTAGACGAAGTGGTTGGATAGATCCATTTCTTGAGGGATTGTGCAAGTATCTGTCTTTCTCGAAATTAAAAGTGAAGGCAGATTTGAAGCAAGGGGATCTTTTAAATACTTCAAATCTAGTATGCTCACTTAGTTTTGATCGTGATGGAGAATTTTTTGCTACAGCTGGTGTTAATAAGAAAATCAAAGTATTTGAATGTGACACAATAACAAATGAGGATCGTGATATCCACTATCCCGTGGTTGAAATGGCTAGCAGGTCAAAGCTAAGCAGTATATGTTGGAATAGTTATATCAAAAGCCAGATTGCTTCAAGTAACTTTGAAGGTGTGGTGCAG GTATGGGATGTTACAAGAAGTCAATTGTTTACGGAGATGAGAGAACATGAAAGGCGTGTATGGTCCATTGATTTTTCATCAGCAGACCCAACAATGTTGGCTAGCGGGAGTGATGATGGTTCTGTAAAGCTATGGAGTATCAATCAG GGAGTAAGTATTGGTACAATTAAAACAAAGGCGAATGTCTGCTGCGTACAGTTTCCATTGGACTCTAGTCGTTCCCTTGCCTTTGGTTCAGCGGATCATAAAATTTACTACTATGATCTTCGTAACTCAAAGGTTCCTCTGTGCACATTGATCGGACACAACAAAACCGTGAGTtatgtcaaatttgtggatGGGACAAATCTCGTTTCTGCGTCCACTGACAATACGGTGAAGCTTTGGGATTTGTCAATGTCCTCATCTCGGGTCATTGACACTCCAGTTCTATCATTCACCGGCCACACGAATGTGAag AACTTTGTGGGGTTGTCAGTTTCTGATGGTTACATTGCTACAGGCTCAGAGACTAATGAG GTTTTCATCTACCACAAGGCTTTTCCAATGCCGGCATTGTCATACAAGTTTCAGAACACAGACTCACTTTCCGGCCATGACACAGATGATGCTGCACAGTTTATCTCTTCCGTTTGTTGGCGAGGCCAAACCTCCACCTTAATTGCTGCAAATTCGACGGGGAATATAAAAATTTTGGAGATGGTTTGA